AAGAAGACATATTTCATAAGTATACTTGCCAAAGATTTCATCAAGTCTTGCTTAAGATTCTTCTTAAAGACTTACGGAAATCTGTAGAAACAGTCTACAGCAATTCTTGACCAATATGTCTACTAAATATCAATGTTAGGTCAGAGTTGCTGCAGAATTGCTTAAGATACCGGGTTTCTTTTTCTACGAATCACTCCAAGCTCAACACACAGTACCTATAGCTGATCCAATGGtcctcatttaaatttaaagtgctacaaattaataatattatgtaGTGGGCGCCACTGAATTTACTAGACTAATGCTGAATAGACGGCTCACGAAATAACGAAGTAAGAGTGGCCATGTCCTGGTATCTTAAGCAATTCTGCAGCAAGTCTGAGCTAATGCATCTTAGTAGATTTACTTAACGTATCTTACGGAAATATCTTGCCTCAGACTTGTCCAAGACTGATGATGCAGACTTGCTGAAGGCTGaaaatacacggaaagaaatgttggctcgaaacctaccaatttttattatgctgtcgaccaaacttgaaacaggaagtgaagCATCCAAAGAATTATTATGctcaaatgaaaaattattatgctatATGACAATACTTACTACACGCGAGAAACATATCGACAAGCTTTAATAACAATTGCTTTCATacattatgataattttgatgcaacataataatttttcgtatgagcCTAATATTTGTTTGGATGCTTtccttcctgtttcaagtttggtcgacagcataataaaaattagtaagtttcgagccaacatttttctctgtGTACAAACTTACGTAAGACTTCTTTAAGAATGCAACTgggatttattattatttccaaaaaattatatttattcttgttattttataactataaattatggtcgttataattacatatataattatatatataaaaatttggtgacagtagagcactacctctccgcttcgcgttcgaggtgtgtaattataaatcatgaaaaacaagaataaataaattatatttactcggccatgtaaataaaaataaaaagaaattgtgtctaattaaatttttttaaagctttactttgataaaaaaaaagtgtatccAAAGTGGTCATTTCACGGAGACTTTAATAAACAGGTCTAATTACTATtatacagaaaaataatttatttcatttctcaAATAGACCACAAtgtcaaataataaatgaataaatttcgaaccgtaatttttaaattataaattgctgtcataataaataaaaaaaaaattcttttttgttCCAGCTCAGTTTTACAGAAAAACTAAAGCAAAACCCAGACAAAATGCAGAAACAATTAACACTGGCATTGTTAGTTATAGCCGCCGTAACTATACTAACAGTCATCGATTCAATTGATGCTGCACCTTTTCCTccgtaagtttttttttatgtaatacatcataaataacttaaattaatttaattgattaatttttttttttttattaaattatcactGTCTCGCTAATTGACTAATTGATAaattggtttttattttttttttttattaatgaagtcgttaaaaaatattaaacaatcccaattaaaattttctctatATTTcaagagatttaaaaaaatttcatacccacaaacatttaaattcattttactaattgattttatattttaattcatttaaataatttttttgattattaatactttttataaatttatagagaaCGGCAACTTTATTTGGAGCAACTAGAAGATGACCCACAAgcattttatgaattaattgcACAATATTACAAACTAAAAGAATTAGAAAAgtgagtttatttaaaactataaaatttaaatttgattgcaatcctaaaatctttttttttaagcaaaataataattgttttattaattaataattaattaacagcaAACGCGCTTATGGGCTCGATTTTGGACTAAGTCGGGGATTTAGCGGTTCACAGACCGCTAAACATTTGATGGGTATGGCTGCTGCCAATTATGCCGGTGGTCCTGGACGAAGGCGTCGATCAGAACAagcgtaaatttaaaataaatatatcctCAATatgaaaagaattaaaacctttaaaattaaatcattttaaaatttaaacaagcAACAAACCAACGCTTCATTgcactctacaaaaaaaaaaaaaatataagaaagagaaacaaaaatacctcattttagtttttttgttgtatactttttttaagtttcgattaatttataagcaattaaaaaaattgtacaatttagtttaatttattcattaattagtattaaattattaaattatgtaattaatattgcagaaaaattttgatgtcaaaatatatttattagaaaaatttattagagataaatcaaaaattaataagcacACTAATATTTAACCAAAAATAATgcacataaatttaaaattaaataatttttttgttgttaattagataaaaaaaattcgaacttattttatttattaaaaaaatgcacaaaaaaaatttacactgtaaaaaattgggagtgaattcggatttcgaatttcattcactccgattcggagtttttgtatttaaataaactccctgtaggagtaaatttcactcagaaccggagtttcaatattaaaataaactccccttcgatgtgaattttactccaaagggattaaataaatactcagTCATTtgctccgcatttactccggatttaatccgcgatCACTCCAcaaatattttacagtgtacttatattttattactcaattataattattatttatcaatattatttagtCAACAGAACAAACagtattattgttaattttttttttttttattctatagaataaagttttttttaacttatactTGATCTTTGTTTTTAAACTCAATTTACACGTAAACTATCAGAGATacataaaaaagtatgaataccttatttgtagagaataaaatttcccataaaaaagtattcattACTTTTTTACGTATCTCCCGTAGTTTagctgtgaaaaaaaaactaaacagtattagaatttaattagtaatgttatttattgttaattattatttaataaaaaaaaaaatttattttatgttaaaaaatgtaattgaaaaatattagacTGCAAATATTGCTCATATTTATGTTAAcagatatttttgttattgatcCTAATTTATACCAAACATATACTAGATACTtattggtaattattattcatcaaAAGTATAAATTGTTAATCTATGTGTGTTAATTAAAGCAATGAGTAATAAAACTGTAGACAtagacagaaaaaataaattaaaatttgaatgaagataaagtataaataaattactcgaAAATTCGTGCGCTCTATGTACCATATAAACGTCGTAGCCTGTCTATATTATATCTAtacctaataaatattactttaatCCAGTGCTATAATGTCTATTAATTACCTGTAACAGGTGTTACCTACTCAAGCAAACAGAACTGACAGAGATGCCGAAGAACCTCAGAATTTAGTCctgattaaatttcaataatcttcttaataaattttacccactgtaaaaaatttgcggagtgaacgctaATTAAATCCGAAGTGAATGCaaagcggatgactgtttatttatttaatcttctcggagtgaaattcactctgaaagggagtttattttaacattaaaactgAATCAGGATGaatgtggatttaaataaattccaaaTTACTCCGGAATCACTCCACTGGAAAAACTCCTGAACTCCGAGTAAGGgaatgaattcggattgaaagaaaatccgtactcactccggattcactctcgttttttttacagtgtacaatAACACGAGATTTATGATTTGTGGTGTACACAGTATTTGCtgtatatttttctatcataagACATGATAAAGAtcaaaaaacatatatatttctaaGGCTATTTCCGATAGGTGCAAATCCACAGGCCActctcaataaaaataaagatacaGAAGCATCCTCCTCAACCCTCCCCAATGTGACGCGTAGCCGTAGCgcgaagaaaaaatttttttgatacttcTTTGAGCTTCTCCTATTACATGACATCGTAATGAAGGAAAAACATCCGTATTGTATAGAGTTATTCCCGAGAGATAAAAAGCTACTGTcacttttcataaaaatac
This window of the Microplitis mediator isolate UGA2020A chromosome 8, iyMicMedi2.1, whole genome shotgun sequence genome carries:
- the LOC130673029 gene encoding diuretic hormone class 2-like; protein product: MQKQLTLALLVIAAVTILTVIDSIDAAPFPPERQLYLEQLEDDPQAFYELIAQYYKLKELENKRAYGLDFGLSRGFSGSQTAKHLMGMAAANYAGGPGRRRRSEQA